In Halorientalis sp. LT38, a genomic segment contains:
- a CDS encoding Hsp20/alpha crystallin family protein: MSALRDALRDLPETVFADLLESEDAYLLVIDLPGATAETVDVRVSAGRLAIEARREKDLPTEFRYVEEERALFLDAELPLPPDATGADADGTVDRGVLELRLPKAGAEPETSIPIDDAEA; the protein is encoded by the coding sequence ATGTCAGCGCTGCGCGATGCGTTGCGGGACCTCCCCGAGACGGTGTTCGCGGACCTGCTCGAGAGCGAGGACGCCTACCTCCTCGTGATCGACCTGCCCGGCGCGACGGCCGAGACCGTCGACGTGCGGGTTTCGGCCGGACGGCTGGCCATCGAGGCGCGGCGCGAGAAGGACCTCCCGACGGAGTTCCGGTACGTCGAGGAGGAACGCGCGCTCTTTCTGGACGCCGAACTCCCCCTGCCGCCGGACGCGACCGGCGCCGACGCCGACGGCACGGTCGACCGGGGCGTGCTGGAACTCCGCCTGCCCAAGGCGGGGGCCGAGCCCGAGACGTCCATCCCCATCGACGACGCCGAGGCCTGA
- the glp gene encoding gephyrin-like molybdotransferase Glp, whose protein sequence is MTDPRESGFKDVTPLAEARERLLAAVRPHDRTEVVPLSTAAGRTVAEPITARRAVPHYDRAAMDGFAVRAADTFGAGDRSPAVLRVAGHAEDGDEVAPDATVRVHTGSELPAGADAVVMIEQTDVVAGDVEIFDAVAEGENVAPAGEDVADGRTLFEPGHQLRPSDVGLLKSTGVDQVECYRAPTVGVVPTGEELVQADPEPGEIIETNGLTVAQYVQRWGGVPEYRDVVTDDEHALRAAIQRDLTKDVIVTTGGSSVGERDLLPGVVDELGEVLVHGIGVKPGHPAGFGVVEETPVIMLPGYPVACIVNAVQLLRPALKAAGHMPCAPHPRTEAVLERKIPSEPGVRTFARVELDRGDGEDGDGDPPTATPTRASGAGVLSSVALADGWVAVPEESEGIPEGERVAVQDWEWYP, encoded by the coding sequence ATGACTGACCCACGCGAGTCGGGGTTCAAGGACGTCACGCCACTCGCTGAGGCGCGCGAGCGACTCCTCGCGGCCGTCCGCCCGCACGACCGGACCGAGGTGGTCCCGCTCTCGACGGCCGCTGGCCGGACCGTGGCCGAGCCGATCACGGCACGGCGCGCGGTCCCCCACTACGACCGGGCGGCCATGGACGGGTTCGCCGTCCGGGCCGCGGACACGTTCGGCGCAGGCGACCGCTCGCCGGCCGTCCTCCGGGTCGCCGGCCACGCCGAGGACGGCGACGAAGTGGCCCCCGACGCGACCGTCCGGGTCCACACTGGCAGCGAACTCCCGGCTGGGGCCGACGCAGTTGTGATGATCGAGCAAACCGACGTCGTCGCGGGCGACGTGGAGATATTCGACGCCGTCGCCGAGGGCGAGAACGTCGCGCCAGCGGGCGAAGACGTCGCGGACGGCCGGACGCTCTTCGAGCCGGGCCACCAGTTGCGCCCCTCGGACGTGGGCCTGCTGAAATCGACCGGCGTCGACCAGGTCGAGTGCTACCGGGCGCCGACGGTCGGCGTCGTACCGACGGGCGAAGAGCTCGTGCAGGCCGACCCGGAACCGGGGGAGATCATCGAGACGAACGGGCTGACCGTCGCCCAGTACGTCCAGCGCTGGGGCGGTGTCCCCGAGTACCGCGACGTCGTCACCGACGACGAACACGCCCTCAGGGCGGCGATCCAGCGGGACCTCACCAAGGACGTGATCGTCACCACGGGCGGGTCCTCCGTGGGCGAGCGCGACCTGCTCCCCGGCGTCGTCGACGAGCTCGGCGAGGTGCTTGTCCACGGCATCGGGGTCAAGCCCGGCCACCCCGCGGGCTTCGGCGTCGTCGAGGAGACGCCCGTGATCATGCTCCCCGGCTATCCGGTGGCCTGCATCGTCAACGCCGTCCAGTTGCTCCGACCCGCGCTGAAGGCGGCCGGACACATGCCCTGTGCCCCCCATCCGCGGACCGAGGCCGTCCTCGAACGGAAGATCCCCAGCGAACCCGGCGTCCGGACGTTCGCTCGCGTGGAACTCGACCGCGGCGATGGGGAGGACGGCGACGGGGATCCGCCGACGGCGACGCCCACCCGGGCCAGCGGCGCGGGCGTGCTCTCCTCGGTCGCGCTGGCCGACGGCTGGGTCGCAGTGCCCGAGGAGAGCGAGGGGATCCCCGAAGGCGAACGCGTCGCGGTGCAGGACTGGGAGTGGTACCCATGA